A window of Loxodonta africana isolate mLoxAfr1 chromosome 3, mLoxAfr1.hap2, whole genome shotgun sequence genomic DNA:
AAAGTAGCTGCTTAGgctggaaggggaggagaggtggCCACCAGCCAAAGGCGCCTAAACCCAGAGTTCTGCAGACTGCCCAGGAGCCGGGCTCACATTCCGGGGGAGCGGGCGGATGGGGAGGAATGTCAAGGTCTCACCGGGTCTGAGAACTCGCTGGCCTTGACCTTGGCCCAGTTGCCGAGGTCAAGGGTCACGCCACGGGATTCCGAGGGCCCCACAGTTTGTTGGGACTGGCTGATGTGGAAATGCTCCCCACAGGTGCCTAATTGTGGTTAGGCGGTGGCACCCCGCTGCGAGACGAGGGCAGGGACGCAATTAAGCCTAACAGGGATCCTAACGAAGCACTATCTAGCCGAAGAAGGCAATTCTGAAAGGGCGCGGGTGTCAGAGAGGGCCAGGCCGGGAAGAGCGAAGCGGAGAAAAAACACACAGCCGCAACCACCACCAGTCGCTGCGGCCAAACAGGGACGCCGGTAATGTGCATGCGCAGGGGAAGCCACGCGCGTGACCCCGTTTCCCTTTCTGTACGCGTGCGCGCCGCTTTCCCCGCCCACCTCTCGCTGAAGAAAGATGATTCCCTGCACAGCGCCTCTTGCCGGAGCACTAGGGAACTCGCGCATGTGCATAACCGTGGGGATTTGCACTTTCCCAGACGCGAACTCTAGGTGGCGACATCCCTCCGGCTCGGAGCACGCGGAAGTTCGTGCGCGGAAAGGGCGGGTGCGCGTCGCGGACATGCGCCGTGCCGGACAAGACGGCGGCTCGGCTGGGTCATCCCGGCGCAGGCGCAGTGCGGTGTTTGTCTGCCGGACTTGACGGGCGGCCGGGCGGTGTGCGGCGGCGGCGGGGAAGATGGCGGCGTCCTCCCTGGAGCAGAAGCTGTCCCGCCTGGAAGCGAAGCTGAAGCAGGAGAACCGCGAGGCCCGGCGGAGGATCGACCTCAACCTGGATATCAGCCCCCAGCGGCCCAGGCCCAGTAAGCACAGCGGcgtgggggagggggcgggcggggcggggcgcgcGCCGCGGGAGGCCCCGCCCCCGCCTCCAGGCCCCGCCCCCGCTTCCGGGGAGCTCGCGCTCCGCCTCTTCTCCGACCCCCGCTGTCGGCTCTCCGGGAGAGGGTCACGGTGACCCGGGGGGTGTGGGGCTGGCGGGGACCCCGACGCAGGGCTGCCCCTCGCGCCCGGGCGAGCTTCCCCCGGCCTGGGAACCTAGTTACCCGGTCCCAGGTGAGATCTCCGCACCTGATGACCTGTCCATCACCGTGATTCTCGGAGCCTACTCTGAGCCGGGTTCCCTCTACTCCACGCGACCAGGTCCTCCCACAAACACCCTCGTCCCTTATGACCAGACGATTCTCCTCCAACCATCTCAGTGACTGTGTGAAGACGACCACCACCGGCACCCCCCCAGCACCGTCCCCAGCCTGGAATCTTGTCATCCAGACTacttacagacacacacacacctggcTTGGAAACACCTGAGGTCACTTGACCACATATAACTTGTCTATCTATCTGACCAGAGAATTCACACATTCTCCTGTGGCTGTGTCTAGTGGTTccttctccccagcctgggaCCTTGTTGTCTGGGCTCAGTAGACAGCCCTCCGCCACACACCCTACCGACATACCCTGGGCCCAGAGTCACTGTAATCCCCTCCAGGCCCCCTCATGTCTCTTTTGACCAGTGTCACCCACACTGTCTTGACCATGTGGTCACTTTGTCTAGTTCCTCCAGAAATATACACCCAATGCTCAGCCTAAGTGACTTTGTCACTTGGGCTAAAGCAACTATTCCCTTTTCCCTCCCCAATCACACACACCTGGCTTGGAGTCACCTGTAGTCATTATGTTATATGTTTGTCTTCACACATATGCATTTTCTTTTTGATCTTGCCATCACAGTGCCCACCGCCCTGGCATCTTGTCACCAGGTGTCAACAGTGGCCTCCTCCCCGCCCCAACGTATGCATACCTGGCCTGGAGCCCCATGACCACAATCTAGTCTCCTTGTTATGTCCCACAGAACCCTCCCTCCACTCCCCCCCCGACAAATTCTCTCAACCGGAAGGAATCTGACTTCTCCCGTCCCCGCCCCCTAGCCTTATTATCTTTTCTAACTTTCTGGACCCAGCAAATTGCCCTCctttaggttcactatgagtcgaaatcgacggcagcgggtttggttttggtttatatctcCCGTGACTTGCGGACGTTGTTATCTATCATGGGCCTTGTAGTATAGATACCTCCCTGTAAGGTCATTTCCTGATACCCCCCCATATCTGAGCGCCCTGCTCACTCCCTGCTCACCCAGCCTGATCCCCCCTATATCCCCGTGCTGGGTATACTCCCCATCTCCCTCTCTGACCTGAGTTGGCCTGCGGTCCTTAATGGGGAATCTCTTTGACCCCCGTGGGGTGGGAGTGCTGGGGTTAAGCTCTGCCTAGGCCAGGAAGCCAGGCTAGGACATGGAGGGGGGTCCTTGCTGGACTCTGCAGTGCTGCCTCTCTGTCCCCAGCGTGGATGAGGCAGGGCTGGGTAGGGGCCTGGGGTGCCTTAAGGGGTGGCTAACCCAGCAGACCCTgccccaggagcagagcgaggCTGTGGCAGGCAGGCCCCAAGGAGCCCCCTCCAGGAGGAGCCCCCTCCAGGTGTCTGTGTCTATGTGCGCTCCATCCCACCCTCCCATCTCTGTCGGTTTCTACCCATCTCTGCAGTTTGGTGTCTCACactccccctacccccaccccctgctcatttatgatttgatttcttttcttttggacaaATCGGTTGTTTCTGTTGTGATTTATTGtggtgttgttttttttcttccttttccccatCCAGTTATTGTGATCACTCTAAGCCCTGCTCCTGCCCCGTCCCAACGAGCAGGTACCGGCCTTTTTATCATTGCCGCTTGGATCTCTGCACCATTGACCTAACGCTGCCCCGGCTGCAGAATGCCGTGCCTCCTGCCCCGTGCCCGTGCTCTGTGCGTGCGCGTGTTCCCTCCTCCCACGCCCACTCTcacctcctctctcctccacATTCACGCGCGGGCCCTGCTGGCCTcttcctctctgccctctcaccttCTGCTCCTCCCTGCCTCCTTGGGCTCAGGTGTGGACTCCCTGGAGGAAGAGTGAACGCTCCCCAAGTGGAGTCTCACGGGGGTCACgcacgtgcgtgtgtgtgtacacgtgcgTGTGTATGTGAGTGAGTGAGAGTTGGCGCAGGCGAGTGGCTGTGAATATTCCATGTACTTCAACAATTCCGTAAAGGTTGAGTACCTTACTGTGTGCTGTGCCCTGTTCTGGCTGCTGGGAACCCAGCAGTGGACAAAACAGACCAGATTCCTCTCTGTGTGGTGCTGACACTCCAGGTGGAGGCACCCAGTGACCAGGGAGCTATCACCCATTACCTGTTAGGGACAGCTTTAGAAGGCCACGAGCACCTTGGAGAGAAAACATAGAGCTGGGAAGGGGCCTTGGCAGTGGGGGGTCCGGGAGCCTCTTGAGAAGGCGGGGAGGGACCAGCCCTGCCGAGGCCTCCCAAACCCTGCTTGGGACATGGGTGTGTGTACGCATACGTGTACTGGATGGTCTGTGTTGGGAGAGAGACTAGGGCGAAGGGTCTGGCCTTGTGGGTCACTGTGTGCCTGTGGGGGGAGGCTGGCTGTGTTGGTGACTCTGGCGTCTCCTCTGCCCATCTGCACGTGGCCGGGGTTTGTGCCCTGTCccagtgtgtgcatgcatgtgtgtgtgcgtgtgtgcatacGTGTGTCAGGGCCCACCTGCCAACTCTCACTCCTGTGctcattctctctccctctccattcACCTGCTTGCTCTTACTCCACCCTCCTGCCCTGCTGTGTGGCCCATCACCACCTCTGTGATCTTGTCTCAGGGCCTTTGTGTGTCTCTCCAGCTCCCCTGACTGGCCCCCCTTAAGTCCTCACTGTGCTTCAGAGTCCCCAGGAGCCCTTTCCCTGGGCTCTGGGGCAACCCTCAGGGGGCCTGGTGGACTGTTCAAGGGAGAGGACTGACAGGACTTGGTGAGGTGTGGAGAGGGTTGGGGTGTGGCCCTCAACACCCAGAGAGCCGATGGTGCAGGTAGAAAAGGGCCAAATCCACACCCCCGTCAGTGTCTTCCTCTAGAGCACCCAGGGCTTGGGAGTGGGGAACACAGAGGGCCCTCAGGAGCCCCGGAAGGTTGTTGAGCTAGAGAAGGAGGGGCTGAGTCCAGCCACAGTTGGGAGCTGAGCAGAGCTGGAGCAGGGGACATCATGTGGCAGGTGTTGGCCAGCCACATCCCCTGGGGCCCAGAGCCCTTCCTGTGCTCCTGCCTGGCCCCAGCAGTCCCTGTATCCCTCAGGCCTGCAGGGCAGACTCAGGTACAGGTCCCCTCCCTCTAGCTGAGGTCAGGGTCCCCACTGCTAGCGTCTCAAGCATATTTGTCTTGACTCCTTGGTCACTTGGGCCATGTGTCCAGGTGCCTGCAGTGCCATGGGAAGAAAAAGTGGGCCACAACAGGTGGTGTAGAGAGGGGTGTGGCAGGCGGGAGAGACCCGTGGAGGGTGTTTGTAGTCGTTTTCCTTCCCCAGATGCTAAGGCCTCTGGGTCCCAGGTTCAATGAGGATCCACCCTCTAGTCCCCAGGGTTCTGGGGTCTCATGCAGCCCCCGTCCTCTATTCCATCTCCCAGTCGCCAGCCCAGCCTGGGAGGGCTCCTAGCTCCCGGGGAGCCTGCTCTCCTGGCCTGGGCACTCTCCGGCCCATTTCTGCCACATCTTCTCTGAGCAGCTGGGCCCGAGCCTTGGCTCCCGTCTGTCTGCCTTCTGCCCCATCCCGTTCCCCCATCCCCTATGCCGCCTGCCCTGGGGTGTCTGCTGCCTGCCCGCTGCCTGCCCACCTGCCTGTAGCATGCCAAGCTCTCCGCATGCAGGCTGCTGGAGGGACCAAGCCCCCTGCCTGGCCCAGCCCCACCCGCCCCCAGTCCTGTGGCCCCTGGAGGGGCAGCACCACACAGATCCCTCACTCAGGACACAGGCCTGCCCTCATGGGCCCCAGCTCTGCCAGCCAGGCCGGCAGGCTCCCAGATCAGCGTGCTGGCCGGAGAGTGGCCCCCGACCCCGGAGCAGAGACTAAACCTGGGTCCCGCGCCCACCTCACCCAGGTGGTCAGCCTGGCTCTTGTTCACAGTCGGCTCAGTGCCACTCTCAGGCCTGAGCCCTGGCTGATCCTGGCAGCGTTCCCTCCCAGCTGGTCCAGAATGTGGGCACTGAGGCCTTGGGTCTGCTTCCTGGGTGGAGGTGGGGACCAGACAGGCACTTCAGGGAGGCTGCCTGGCAAGGGACACCATCAGATCTCAGCCTCCCTGTCAGTATAAACGTGGGAATGTGCCCTCAGCCTCTGGGTGCCACCCTTCCCCCACCagctttttttctgtctttcaggTAGAGGAGGGAAGTGGGGAGAAGGCACCCTGAGAAGGGCCCACGGGGTGGGGAGGGCAACCCCAGCCCCTCCAGCCAGCAGGGCAGGGGCCTGTTTCGGCCTTCCTGCAGGGGCCAGGGAGGGGATGGTGAGGGCCCAAGCCTGGAACTGGCAGCTAACCCTGCCCTGCCCCGGCTCTCACCCCCCCAGCCCTGCAGCTCCCGCTGGCCAACGATGGGGGCAACCGCTCACCATCATCAGAGAGCTCCCCACAGCACCCCACGCCCCCCGTCCGGCCCCGCCACATGCTGGGGCTTCCGTCCGCCTTGTACACACCCCGCAGCATGGAGAGGTGAGCTGTTGGGGCTGGGGTCAGTGTGGGGAGGGCCTCTGCCAGGGAAGGAGAGTGGTTCAACCTGAGGGGGCCACAGGTTGGCTTGGATTCCCTCCAGCACCCACTCCCTATTCCTCCAGCATTGAGATTGACCAGAAGCTGCAGGAGATTATGAAGCAGACTGGCTACCTGACCATCGGGGGCCAGGTACCCACCTTCCCTTGGCATTGTGGGGGCGGACAGGTGATGGGCATGCAGCTGGGCTGGATCCCCCCGGTGGGCACAGGCAGAGGCCCGGCAGATCCTCCAGCCCTTGCTCTCCTGGCTAGCGCTACCAGGCAGAAATCAACGACCTGGAGAACCTGGGTGAGATGGGCAGTGGCACGTGCGGCCAGGTGTGGAAGATGTGTTTCCGAAAGACAGGGCACATCATCGCCGTCAAGGTGAGCTGTGGCCCCTGCTCACTCGTGGGCCTGGCGCCCCACGGCCGGCCGCTAAGGTTTCCTGCCCTCACATGCAGCAAATGCGGCGCTCGGGGAACAAGGAGGAGAACAAACGGATCCTCATGGACCTGGACGTGGTGCTCAAGAGCCATGACTGCCCCTACATAGTGCAGTGCTTCGGGACCTTCATCACCAACGTGAGCTGCCTCACGGGTCCCACCCTGCAAGCCTCGCCCCACAGGCCAGTTCAGGGAAGCCCTGCGGTCCCAGAAGTAGCTGGACACGCCCCTCCTCAGCTCCTCCTCCTCAGCAGCCTCCGAGTGCTCTGAGACCTGTGCCACTGGGACCTGCTTCGGGGTGGGCAGATAGGTACGGGGCTCCCCGAGCCACCAAGTGTGTGCCTCCCCCACAGACCGATGTCTTTATCGCCATGGAGCTCATGGGCACGTGCGCCGAGAAGCTCAAGAAGCGGATGCAGGGCCCCATCCCAGAGCGCATCCTGGGCAAGATGACGGTGGCGGTGAGCAGCGGGGCAGGGCAGTGGCCTGGGGCCTCCCACACGCGGCACGTCACTGGCGCCCTCCCTGTCCCCGTAGATTGTGAAGGCGCTCTTCTATCTGAAGGAGAAGCACGGTGTCATCCACCGCGACGTCAAGCCCTCCAACATCCTGCTGGATGAGCGGGGCCAGATCAAGCTGTGCGATTTCGGCATCAGTGGCCGCCTCGTCGACTCCAAGGCCAAGACACGCAGCGCTGGCTGCGCCGCCTACATGGCGGTGAGTAGGGGCCGGGGTGCCCTGGGGGCAGGACAGGGGCCAGGGACAGCCTTGGATACAGCTACCCCTCCACCCACCCACAGCCCGAACGCATCGACCCCCCAGACCCCACCAAGCCGGACTATGACATCCGGGCTGACGTGTGGAGTCTCGGCATCTCGCTGGTGAGTGGGGGCCCTGCCTACACAGGCTGGGCACAGGGGCTTCTCCAGGGTGGGAGAGCAGGCAGGCACCTGTCCCTGCCACTCCAGCGTCTGTCCTCTACCCGGCTCTCTCTCAGGTGGAGCTGGCCACAGGACAGTTTCCCTACAAGAACTGCAAGACAGACTTTGAGGTCCTCACCAAAGTCCTCCAGGAAGAGCCCCCTCTCCTGCCTGGTCACATGGGCTTCTCAGGGGACTTTCAGTCCTTCGTCAAAGACTGGTGAGCACCTGCCCCAGTTCTCAGCCCCGGGGGTGAACAGAAGCCAGGGAGGCTGCAGGGTGGGCCAGGGCAGGAGGGGTTTGGAGGAGGATCGCCCAGGTAGGCGTGGGGGCTGTGGGCAggctggagccagtgccctgggAGCCAGGAATGGGGGTGGACTGGCCTGAGGGACAGCGGGGCCCACAGGTATTTGCCATGGTGGCCCTGGTGCTGGCAGCCTGTGACGAGTAGAGATGCCCCAGGGCGAATGGGCTGTGCCCCCGGCAGCATCCTCTGAGCGCTGCCTTCACGGCAGATCCTCTGCATTCTCTTGCGGGAGCCTCACAACTTGCTGGAGGCCTGAGTACAGGTTCCTGCCCATCGCTGTTCTGCAGCCCTTGGCTCATCTTGGGAAGGGCACCTGGGGGGGCAGATCAGACAAGTGGCTTCAGGACGTATGCGGGGACACGACCCGCCTGTCAGCCCAGGCCTGTGAAGAAGCTGACCCAACGCCCGACAGACCTGGAAGAGCCCTGGCTCCCAGGGGAGGACAGTCTGAGCAGGTGGAGGTAGTCAGGCTCCTTCCAGGGCCCTcacttctttctccatttctcctcTCCCCCTAGCCTTACTAAAGATCACAGGAAGAGACCAAAGTATAATAAACTACTTGTGAGTACCGCCCCTCCTCTATCCCAGCCCTTCTCTCTCCTCACTGGTCCCTCTGGATCCCCCAGGGCCCCTGAAGGGAAGCTCCTTATACTGAGCCCACCCCTCGGGCCCGCAGGAACACAGCTTTATCAAGCACTATGAGACGCTGGAGGTGGACGTGGCGTCCTGGTTCAAGGACGTCATGGCAAAGACCGAGTCACCGCGGACTAGCGGAGTCTTGAGCCAGCACCATCTGCCCTTCTTCAGGTAGCCGCGTGGCAGTGGCCAGCCCCGCAGTGGGCCGGGGGCATGGCCACAGGCCCCCTTCCCCACCTGGCCACCCAGCTGCCCGCCAGGGGAGACCTGGGACCTGGAGGCCGCCAAGAGCTGAGGACAGAAAGTAGGGTGCACCAACCCACCCCTGACTCCCTGCCCAGCAGCTGTGGACAGATGGGCCCCCCTGGCCCCAGCCCCTCTCACCCCCGGGGCCAGCCGGCCGAGCGTCCCCCGACAGACACTGTGAACGGAAGACAGCAGGCCACGCTCAGACTTGCTATTTATTCAGTTGTAACCTCTGGGCTGGGGCGGCCCCAGAGTCTGGGAGAGAGCCGTGTCCCAcaacccccccccgcccccgcaactCCCTCACCCCGCTGTCCCCTTGCCTCTGTCCTGTGCACATTCTCCATGTCAccatttccctctctctctctctcacttcccTCTCTGCCTCCCGGTCCCTGTGTGGTTTTTCCCCATCTCCCTCCCAGTCTCTGCCCCTCTCCTAGCCTAGGCCTGGGTTCAGCCAGCCCAGCCCCAGCGGTGCAGAGGGGGCAGTGGGGGCGGGTGCTGCCTGACCCCAGGTCCGCTGAGGTCTCTGTCATCGCCAGTGGATCGCAGCCTCACCCCAGCAAGGCGGCCTGGGCGTTGGGACTGCCGCCGAGCCAGGACTGGGTCTCTCTCTCTTTGATCTCAGGGGGTCCTTTTTGgagtttattgtattttattgtaCTTGGTGGGGTGTTTGGGGACAGGGGGAGGAGGAGAGCTCGTTCTCATGGAGTTTGTCGGTACCTTCAGAAACTTTACCAAAGTCATGTTGAGCTGCTTGTGTGTGGCCCCCGTCCGCGCGGGCACAGTGGGTCTGGGGGCCTGGGCCACTGCCCCTTTCAGCCCTGCCTCAGAGGTGGGGTCAGGGTGCTCCTCCTCCCTAGGGGCGAGCCCTCGGGTTGGGCCAGAGTCTGGCCACAGCTTGGGGTGAGTTGAAAACCTCAGGGGGGGGCAGAGGGTGCCTGGGGGGCCGCGGCCACACAGGACGGTCTCGGGGAATGTGGACATGGGTGAGGAGAGCAGTGAGCTAGTGTGGCCAGGAGGTGGCTGGAGGGAGGTAGTAGCAAAAGTGGGGCCCAGGGAGGGGCTGAGCAGGAGGCGGGGTAGAGGGTGCACAGAGTGAACGTGGGGGTTCGAGGACGTGTGACAGGGACAGAGGTAGGAAGGCTGGAGTAAGCAGAGGCCAGGCCGCGGGGTGGGGGTGGCGGAGGCGGTTATGCCCCCAGAGTGCCCCTGAGCATccctcaactcacctggagctgGCCAGCCCCTGACCCACCCTGGGGCCTGGGGCAGGAGGGCATAGGGCATCAGGGCCcaggccaggtcccacggtgccCCCAGTGCCCGCTGCAGTGGCAGGAGCAGGAGGGGGgttgtcctttttgttggtgatGCATGCAAATCAAGTGGACgacaaaacaaaataatgaaacaaaaaaaaagagaaaaccccACAAACAAAATCGAACCAACACCAA
This region includes:
- the MAP2K7 gene encoding dual specificity mitogen-activated protein kinase kinase 7 isoform X2, which codes for MAASSLEQKLSRLEAKLKQENREARRRIDLNLDISPQRPRPTLQLPLANDGGNRSPSSESSPQHPTPPVRPRHMLGLPSALYTPRSMESIEIDQKLQEIMKQTGYLTIGGQRYQAEINDLENLGEMGSGTCGQVWKMCFRKTGHIIAVKQMRRSGNKEENKRILMDLDVVLKSHDCPYIVQCFGTFITNTDVFIAMELMGTCAEKLKKRMQGPIPERILGKMTVAIVKALFYLKEKHGVIHRDVKPSNILLDERGQIKLCDFGISGRLVDSKAKTRSAGCAAYMAPERIDPPDPTKPDYDIRADVWSLGISLVELATGQFPYKNCKTDFEVLTKVLQEEPPLLPGHMGFSGDFQSFVKDCLTKDHRKRPKYNKLLEHSFIKHYETLEVDVASWFKDVMAKTESPRTSGVLSQHHLPFFR
- the MAP2K7 gene encoding dual specificity mitogen-activated protein kinase kinase 7 isoform X1 → MAASSLEQKLSRLEAKLKQENREARRRIDLNLDISPQRPRPIIVITLSPAPAPSQRAALQLPLANDGGNRSPSSESSPQHPTPPVRPRHMLGLPSALYTPRSMESIEIDQKLQEIMKQTGYLTIGGQRYQAEINDLENLGEMGSGTCGQVWKMCFRKTGHIIAVKQMRRSGNKEENKRILMDLDVVLKSHDCPYIVQCFGTFITNTDVFIAMELMGTCAEKLKKRMQGPIPERILGKMTVAIVKALFYLKEKHGVIHRDVKPSNILLDERGQIKLCDFGISGRLVDSKAKTRSAGCAAYMAPERIDPPDPTKPDYDIRADVWSLGISLVELATGQFPYKNCKTDFEVLTKVLQEEPPLLPGHMGFSGDFQSFVKDCLTKDHRKRPKYNKLLEHSFIKHYETLEVDVASWFKDVMAKTESPRTSGVLSQHHLPFFR